The Acidobacteriota bacterium genome includes a window with the following:
- a CDS encoding VPLPA-CTERM sorting domain-containing protein, whose protein sequence is MNAMWNWTRGVGLTLALAGGMAPAPAQAALIDRGGGMIYDTVLDITWLADANYANTSGYVTPGGRAVTATSGRMNWSEASTWAANLVHGGFDDWRLPTTLQPDSSCSDQFDAGGPFGLQGYGINCTGSEMGTLFYNRLGGSALESVLNQTGDTAEEVANLLLFSNVQPDEYWSGTAHAPTPAVHAWFFYLGTGLQGINGQEDPQFYAWAVRDGDVRPVPEPASALLLALGLAGLGAVRRRRPGA, encoded by the coding sequence ATGAACGCGATGTGGAACTGGACGAGGGGCGTCGGGCTCACGCTCGCGCTGGCGGGTGGCATGGCTCCGGCGCCGGCGCAGGCGGCGCTGATCGACCGCGGCGGCGGGATGATCTACGACACCGTGCTGGACATCACCTGGCTGGCAGATGCCAATTACGCCAACACCAGCGGTTACGTCACACCAGGCGGACGGGCGGTGACGGCGACGTCTGGCCGCATGAACTGGAGCGAGGCCAGCACCTGGGCGGCGAACCTCGTCCACGGCGGCTTCGACGACTGGCGCTTGCCGACGACGCTGCAGCCCGATTCGAGTTGCAGCGATCAATTCGACGCCGGAGGCCCGTTCGGTCTCCAGGGCTATGGGATCAACTGCACCGGCAGCGAGATGGGAACCCTCTTCTACAACCGGCTTGGTGGAAGCGCCTTGGAATCCGTGCTCAACCAAACCGGTGACACCGCGGAGGAGGTGGCGAATCTCCTGCTGTTCTCCAACGTGCAACCCGACGAGTACTGGTCCGGCACGGCCCACGCGCCGACGCCGGCCGTCCACGCGTGGTTCTTCTATCTGGGCACGGGCCTTCAGGGCATCAACGGCCAGGAGGACCCGCAGTTCTATGCCTGGGCCGTCCGCGACGGCGATGTGCGCCCCGTGCCGGAGCCCGCGAGCGCGCTGCTGCTCGCGCTGGGGCTCGCCGGCCTCGGTGCGGTTCGGCGCCGGCGCCCGGGCGCGTGA
- a CDS encoding type II toxin-antitoxin system VapC family toxin → MTVLLDTHVWIGWLLPQSTVTRAERAALDHAAARRHLRISAISLWEAQMLQAKGRVELPLAFPAWLRAAAAPDVVTVLPLDVDVVLALDDLPPTFHGDPADRLIVATARAHALPLATHDRQIRASRLAKLWKPPRAAAPRRLQGP, encoded by the coding sequence GTGACCGTCCTGCTCGACACGCACGTGTGGATCGGATGGCTGCTGCCGCAGTCCACGGTCACGCGCGCGGAACGCGCCGCGCTGGACCACGCGGCGGCTCGGCGACACCTGCGCATCTCCGCCATCAGTCTCTGGGAAGCGCAGATGCTGCAGGCCAAGGGGCGCGTGGAGCTGCCCCTGGCGTTCCCGGCGTGGCTGCGGGCCGCCGCGGCGCCCGACGTGGTTACCGTGCTGCCACTGGACGTCGACGTCGTGCTCGCCCTCGACGACCTTCCGCCGACCTTCCACGGCGACCCCGCCGACCGCCTGATCGTCGCCACCGCACGCGCCCACGCACTGCCGCTCGCGACCCACGACCGGCAGATCCGCGCGTCACGACTCGCGAAGCTCTGGAAGCCGCCACGGGCGGCGGCCCCGCGGCGGCTCCAAGGCCCCTGA
- a CDS encoding PDZ domain-containing protein encodes MMRLIGAAGGSALLAAIVTFTGLAHAAAPQQAPAPASFADAIAAVRPALVRLAVVFSDTDGGREVRREASGSGFIITPDGHVLTNHHVAGRASRVRATLADGRQLDADLVGSDPLADLAVVKLRGNGTTPFATASFGDSSALALGEPVLAMGSPLGLSQSVTAGIVSNLALVMPREVQLDGEDIGTLVGWIGHDAPIFPGNSGGPLVNLRGEVIGVNDIGFGLGGAIPGNLAREVAEALVRDGRVRRAWMGLELQPLVDGTAATAGALVGSVLEGSPAARAGVVAGDVLLAAGGAAVLARTPEDLAPLNLRLARLPIGSPVDLTVRRDTRELTVSVTPVEREPRRARAEEVTSLGFTGSNLTSWRARELRREDTAGVEVTGVRPGGSLDAARPKLQAGDVIVAVDGTRVDSLDALRARLAAHRQNAAGGQPPAALLVAFERSGERLATLVEPATRESADRSTDAARAWLPATTQPLPPALADRLGMPGVQGAFVTRVYPGEAGAAADLRVGDVVVAFDDEPVAAPRGQDADPVAALARQRRIGSVVPVRIWREGREHTLEVTLAAAPPSARDAPRYRDALFEFTARDLVLYDDEPAGGVKVDEVTEGGWAALARLRPGDVVLSVDGTATGDVAALERAMATVAGARPDRVVLLVRRGVATRFLDVRPAWTPNDRP; translated from the coding sequence ATGATGCGGCTCATCGGAGCGGCCGGCGGCAGCGCGCTTCTCGCGGCCATCGTCACGTTCACTGGCCTTGCGCACGCCGCCGCGCCGCAGCAGGCGCCCGCGCCAGCGTCCTTCGCCGACGCCATCGCTGCCGTGCGCCCGGCGCTCGTCCGCCTCGCCGTCGTCTTCAGCGACACCGACGGCGGCCGCGAGGTGCGGCGCGAAGCGAGCGGCAGCGGCTTCATCATCACGCCCGACGGCCACGTCCTCACGAACCACCACGTCGCCGGCCGCGCGAGCCGCGTCCGCGCAACGCTCGCCGACGGCCGCCAGCTCGACGCCGACCTCGTCGGCTCCGATCCGCTGGCCGACCTCGCAGTCGTGAAGCTGCGCGGCAACGGCACGACCCCGTTCGCCACGGCGTCCTTCGGCGACTCCTCGGCGCTCGCGCTCGGCGAGCCCGTGCTCGCCATGGGGAGCCCTCTCGGCCTGTCGCAGTCGGTCACCGCCGGCATCGTCAGCAACCTCGCGCTCGTCATGCCGCGCGAGGTGCAGCTCGACGGCGAGGACATCGGCACGCTCGTTGGCTGGATCGGCCACGACGCGCCGATCTTCCCGGGAAACTCCGGCGGCCCGCTCGTCAACCTGCGCGGCGAGGTGATTGGCGTCAACGACATCGGCTTCGGCCTCGGCGGCGCGATCCCGGGCAACCTGGCGCGCGAGGTGGCCGAGGCCCTCGTGCGCGACGGACGCGTGCGCCGGGCGTGGATGGGCCTCGAGCTGCAGCCGCTCGTCGACGGCACCGCGGCCACCGCAGGTGCGCTCGTCGGCAGCGTGCTCGAGGGCTCGCCCGCCGCGCGCGCGGGCGTCGTGGCAGGCGACGTCCTGCTTGCCGCAGGCGGCGCCGCGGTGCTCGCGCGCACGCCCGAAGACCTCGCGCCGCTCAACCTGCGACTCGCGCGCCTGCCCATCGGGAGTCCCGTCGACCTCACCGTTCGGCGCGACACCCGCGAACTGACAGTAAGCGTGACGCCGGTCGAACGCGAGCCGCGCCGCGCGCGCGCCGAAGAGGTGACCTCGCTCGGCTTCACCGGATCGAACCTGACGTCGTGGCGCGCACGCGAGCTGCGGCGCGAGGACACGGCTGGCGTCGAGGTCACCGGCGTGCGCCCGGGTGGCAGCCTCGATGCCGCACGCCCGAAGCTCCAGGCGGGCGACGTCATCGTCGCCGTCGACGGCACACGCGTCGATTCGCTCGACGCCCTTCGCGCGCGTCTCGCCGCCCACCGGCAGAACGCTGCAGGCGGCCAGCCGCCCGCCGCGCTGCTCGTCGCCTTCGAGCGCAGCGGCGAGCGGCTCGCGACGCTCGTCGAGCCGGCCACGCGCGAGTCGGCCGATCGCAGCACCGACGCGGCCCGCGCCTGGCTGCCAGCCACCACGCAGCCGCTGCCGCCCGCCCTGGCCGATCGTCTCGGCATGCCCGGCGTGCAGGGCGCCTTCGTCACCCGCGTGTATCCCGGCGAGGCCGGTGCCGCCGCGGACCTCCGCGTCGGCGACGTCGTCGTCGCCTTCGACGACGAGCCCGTCGCCGCCCCGCGCGGCCAGGACGCCGACCCGGTGGCCGCGCTTGCGCGGCAGCGCCGCATCGGCAGCGTCGTGCCGGTGCGCATATGGCGCGAGGGCCGCGAGCACACCCTCGAGGTGACGCTCGCCGCGGCGCCGCCATCGGCACGCGACGCGCCGCGCTACCGCGATGCGCTCTTCGAATTCACCGCGCGCGACCTCGTCCTGTACGACGACGAGCCGGCGGGAGGCGTGAAGGTCGACGAGGTCACCGAGGGTGGCTGGGCGGCACTCGCGCGGCTCAGGCCAGGCGACGTCGTGCTGTCGGTCGACGGCACGGCCACCGGCGACGTCGCGGCGCTCGAGCGCGCCATGGCCACCGTCGCCGGCGCGCGCCCCGATCGCGTTGTGCTGCTCGTCCGCCGCGGCGTCGCGACGCGCTTCCTCGACGTCAGGCCCGCCTGGACGCCGAACGACAGACCCTGA
- a CDS encoding type II toxin-antitoxin system prevent-host-death family antitoxin, producing the protein MDISVTEFKQRCLELIRRVERTGRPVTITRRGRTVARLQPPPIAGAHATTPWEQLRALGGRLHAAPGESVVRDEDFEALR; encoded by the coding sequence ATGGACATTTCGGTCACCGAGTTCAAGCAGCGCTGCCTGGAGTTGATTCGTCGCGTCGAGCGCACCGGGCGCCCGGTGACGATCACCCGCCGGGGCCGCACCGTCGCCAGGCTGCAGCCGCCGCCGATCGCCGGGGCGCACGCCACGACGCCCTGGGAGCAGCTGCGGGCGCTGGGCGGTCGCCTGCACGCGGCGCCCGGCGAGTCGGTCGTGCGCGACGAGGACTTCGAGGCGCTGCGGTGA